A stretch of DNA from Desulfosarcina ovata subsp. ovata:
TAATCCTGCAAAAACAAATGCTCAGAATGTAATGACTGAGATAAGGCAAGGATCGTATTTTGGGCCGAAAACTCAACCCGTCCCTTGCCGCCCATCAATTTCTTGGCATAGGAAACCGCCTCGGATGCTTTTTTTATTTGCTCTTGAGGGTCGGCATTATATGCCCGAATCGAGGCCTCATCAATGTTGAGTGTAAAAACATGGATGGTTGGATTGGGATTGTTTTTCAACGCATCCCATGTCTTATGGATATTTTTAAAATCCATGGTTGTAAGCCCGCAGATATAAGGCCCTTCAACAGAATCCGCAATTTCTTTTACCATTTCAAATTCAAGGAGGTTGGAACTGGGAAAACCGACCTCAATCGTGCTGACCCCTGTCGTGGCAAGATACCCGGCTATTTTCTGTTTTGAGTTTCCTTTAAATGTGACGCCGCCCTGTTCTCCGTCACGCAGAGTCGTATCAAATATTTCGATTTCTTGTTTTACAGCGATCTCAGTGTCGTCCTTGTCCAATGTCCAGATGCCGTCCTTGTTTTTTAGAATCGTCATTTTCTCACCTTTTAAAGTTATCCAAAAATGAAAAAGCCGTTATCTGCGCGGTTTGGGGCTGATAACGGCTTTTAAAATTATCTTTAGGGTTACGCCACTAAGAGCCCCGTCGCCTGGAGGTGTCAAGGCGCACCTCTGCGCTGAGAAGGACTATTAGTATGCTAATAAAATTAAAATCCATATTGTCTTCTTTATTGTTGATAAATTAACAAGTCAAGAAATTTCCGTGGAAAACTTAAATGGGAGGGTGATCTTGATAAATTGAGGTCGGATCAACATTGCATGCGACCTGTCGATGCTCCGCCCGTTGCTCGGCTTTGCCGGGGCCTTGACGGAGACCATCGGCTTCATCCGGGAGGAATGGGACCATATTGACCTTTGCTTGAAAGAGTGCTTTATCCGTCTGGGCAAGGCGGGGACAGGAAATTCGTCTCACAAAGCACCTATCGGGTGCCGTCTTCCGACGCACATAAAAGTGTGGCGACATTCCATGAGAAGTCCTCCGCCCCTCCCCCCGGAGGGGATGTGAACTACACGATTCGACAACTGCTTCCCGATGAGGCGGTGGAGGTTTCCACCTGCGCCTACCGATCGTACGGGTATATCTAGGAAAACTTCGTTTGCTACTATCGGGCTTGTTACGGATCCGTCAATTCTGGGAGGGCAGCTGATACGTCCGATCCAGCCGGTCGACCATGTCGTAGTAACGATCCATGAGGGCAGCATGACGCTCTTCGTATTCCGCATCGGTCATTTCGGTTTGGCGGCGTTCATGCTCCAACGCGGCCAGCTCATTGTCCAGCCAGCGATCCGGATCGAAGTTGTAGGTCATGGTTTTCCCCTTTTGAATCGTGTAGCCGTTGGGTCACATGTATGTCACAAGGAGCTATTAGGGTCAAGCAGATGCTTATATGTCCCAAGCGATTTAAAGAAGACCAAGCTTGTGTTTCTTTTTTTCAAGATTTGCAAAAAATTTCTTGGAGTCAACAATAAATCGTATGTGAGTGCCCTCGGCTACCTTTTCAACGGAGTCGTGGACTTCTATATGGTAGGTCAGTTTCCTTCCTTCTATGGCAGTTAATTGTGCTTTTGCTACAATTGTTGCCCCGATGGGCGACGCTGACAGATGTTTCATATTATTGGATATTCCGACCGTTAGGTGGTTTTCAGGCAGAAATTCATGGACGAATATACAAGCGGTCTCCATAACTCCAACAAGGTGAGGTGTGCCTAAAACTGGCATCCCTTTGTAACCGACAGCTTCGGCGCTGTTTTCGTCCGAGACAATGATGCTTAGCGTGTTTTCCATTCCAATTTTCAATCCTGAAAGGTCGATTTCGCTCATTGATTTTTATCTCACTTTAAATTGTTTTGAATTATGATCACAAATCATTCGGCAAGCACTGTTATCTCCGGTGGCCGTCGGGTCGCCAAATTATGTAATTGTAATTACAAACTGATATAGTAGTATGGCAGAAATGTCTATGCTTTCTTAGGATCGGGGATGAAATCGTTCGCCGCGTTTTGAAGAGTGACGCGCCGCTGGCTGGCTTATGTTGAGCCGCCTGGCGATCTCGATGGTGGTCATACCAAGTTTTCGATGCGCTCAAAAATATAACAGCGAACGGGCTTTTAATAGATACTTTTCTTCAAGAGCCTCCTTGGCCGATGCAAGAACAGTTTCAACAAAATCACTGTCACCCAGGATACGCTCATTCCCTTTGACACGAGTGCCGATTTTAGAAAGGGTTTTTCTTTAATGTCATGTCAGCCACAGTAATTTGCCAGGCCTCTCCCCCAACGCCATTGTACTGGCGTTTGGCCTTTCCACCTGGACAAACTCTGGATAAAGATGGAACGGATGTTAAAAAAAAGCAAGCGGTCATACTTTTCAGGGTTTGGTGCCAAGGCCAAGGCTAGTCGAGAGCGTGCAAAACAACTCAGTCGTTATCAAGTCGAGCCGTTGGAACAACGCATTTTCCTTTCCGGTGATCCGGTGCTGGGGAGTGACCAGGCAATGTTGTTTCAGGATGTGACTGACGCTTCGCTGGTGTTTGATGATACCAGCGAAGCTTTTGACCAGCTTACCGGTCAGGTTCAGGCCGAGTTGACCCTGCAAAGCGCGGAGCAGGAACCGGAATTTCAAACAAATGGGATGCTTTGTGATCTGCTCTTCTACAGCGGTTATGTACCGGGAACAGTGGATGAAGAGGGCAATGAGCTGACTGATACCTTCGACAGCTATGTCGATTACAACGGTGACGGGGACGTCACCCTCTACGGCGGGAGCGGCACCGACGACTTCACTACCGGCAGCGGCGATGACCTCATTTATACCGGAGGGTTATACACTTATAACCATGTTGTCTTTGCGGATGAAGTAGTAGAAGAAGAAGAGTCCACCAGCCTCACCGATGTTCTCGACAGTGTCAACGATATTGTCAATGATGCTCTGGGCATCGAAGAGGAAGAAGAGGAGGCCACCGTCATCACCTTTGCTCATACCGAATCAGTATTGTTGCCGAGCAGGGCACCATTACGGAAGTTAATGACATTTCCTACCTGACCCTGCACGCGGTCGAGTTTGTCGATGCCGGCGCTGCTTTGCATACCGAAGTCAAGTCCATCGATCTGCGCTTTGCCGGCACCGGCGGCGATGTCATCCTGCGGGAACTGGATGATCTGACCGTCTACAATCTGGCCACCAGTTGCGGGGTTATGGATGTCGTCCTGGGCACAACCGGGTCCTATTTCAATCTGGTTTCCGGCCTTTTCGGCAGCAGCGACGGCGCCGTCAGCCTGGTGACTGACGAGACTGATTTCGCCTCCGGAGAGAAACAGGTTTACGGTTCCGACACCCTGACTATCCAGACCATCGACAGCAGCCTTGGCTACCGCCTGGGCAGCGCGGCAGAAGCCTGTGGCGGTGAAGACCGCAGCAGCATGGCTATTGACGAAGACGTCAACGATAACAGTATCCTCGACGCCGGCCAGCTCAGCGCCAACGGTGCCGTTGGTCTGTCGATGCGCGACCTGGCCGCTATCGGGGGGGACTTTGCCAGCATCACCATCGGTCACGCCGGCGCGCTGATGCAGATTGGTGACATCGAGGACGCCACCACCGTGCGCGGCTCCGGCGCCGCACGGATCGTCAATGCCGCCCTCGACAGCGACAGCCGTTTTATTGCCGACACCATCCTGGTCCGGGGCGATGTGCAGGGCATCGAAACCCTGACCTTTGATGCCCATCTGATGGAGATCAAGGCCAAGAACCTGCACGATCCTGAAGGCTTCGACGATTCCGGCATCACTGCCGACACGGTCGATATCAACCTGAGCGAACAACTGGTATTGTCCGGCTGGATCCAGGGGTACAGCCTTATCGATATCGTTATCAATGGCACCACCGGCAGCGGGGGGATCTATCCCTCTTTAGATGACGGCCCCAACTCCCTGAGCGGTGATCTGACCGGGCGCATTCAGACCCTCGGCGACGGCGCTGTCCTTAGCATCGAAACCAGCGGTACCATCCACAGTGAATCGGCTATGATCGTCAGCGGCCTCGGCAGCAGCGCCACCATCCACAGCGCCGGAGACTTTAGCAACTGGGCTGATTTTGATACCAGCGCCCCTGCTGCCGATGCCACCTTTGCCGAGCTGACCTCGGCCCAGAAGGAAGCGGAGAGGCGGAAGTCCTCCAAGGGTTCAAATATATTATTGGCGGATCGGGCTGAGGCGGGGCTGGCTGCAGCAAGGACCTGCCATAGCGCACCGCGTTGCCGTACGCTCAGTTGGCCAGCAGCGGATCTGACTGACAGATCAAATTCACCCTGCGCCGCTGGGGACCGACAATGGCGGTGTCGAGGTGCATCGGCTGGAAATCCTTTTTCTTGTCACGGTGGGGGATGACTGCGTCAAGCCCGCAAATTTCGGAAGAAAAGACAAAAATCCCATCGGTACCGCCGATAACGCCGGGTCTGAGTTTCTTGCGGTCTTGGACCATGAAAAGCGTCGTGTCGGGGAGACAGCCGATAACGCAGTTGGGGCCATCGATGATCAAATTGCGGCATGTGTGTTTGAGGTGTCTGAGAAATGCGTGGTTCGGGTGTTTGCAGATCGCATTGTCGGTCAGTGGTGTGACTCCGTGTTTGTAGCACTCCAACCCCAACCCCAGGTACGATATAAAATAGTGCAGGCTATGGGTAAACACTTCCGAATCCGACATATAGCCACGATATCCGGCGAACCCTCGTGACATGAGAAATTCCCGGTTCTGGATGAATGCCGTGTTCTCTCCGTTGGTCATGGTCGCATACCCTTCCAGGAAGAAGGGGTGGCAGGCGTAGAGGTCGATCTCATGGTTGGTGTTCTGACGGCCTTGAAGCATGATTACCCGTGCCGTCAGATCCCTGCGATCCAGTTGAAGGTACTCGGCCACGGCAACTGGGTCTCCGACCTCCTTGATCATGATCGTATCCGGCCAGAAGGAAAAGACGACCATGTCCTTCTGAGCCTCGCCCATTTGCCTTAATTTCAGACGAATCGGCATCAGTTCCCGAAGGCGTTGGTCGTCGGTGTAATCTTCCCAGTCCGTTGGGTAATCGTATGCCCGCACCAGATAGATATCCCGATGGGGAATGCCCGCCGGCCGCGTCCCATTTGTCTTGAACGTGACTTTATATTTGGTGGTGAACCCAAGGTCCATCATGAACCGGTCCAGGCGCTTGAGGCCCGCCGAAGAAAAAACGCCGGAAAGCACAGGAATGTTCTTCATGTTCGCAAAGGGGCCGCCGATGTCCCGCAGCAGGATGCCCACTCCCGAACCGTCATATCCCTCGCTCATGACGGCGAGACCATTGGCGGCCGTCTGGGGAGACAGATAGTCTTTGCTTGTTATGGCAATCAATCGGCACATGGAATCCTTGGTAAGGCAAGCAAACGGGTTGACATTGGTAAGAATGAATTATAATCCATTAAAATTAGTAATACTAAATGTCAAGAAAAAACAACCTCATTGCAGCTATAGAGATGGAAAAAAGAGATCAGACCACCTACGACAATTACATCAAGGCCCTGATGGACATCAGCCGGGCGATTACCTCAGACCTTTTTCTCGAGGATCTGCTCAAGCTTATCGTCCTGGTCACGGCCAAGGTGACCGGCGTGGAAATCTGTTCGCTGTGGTTGATCGACGAAAACGAGAAGCGCCCCAAAATAAGGCTGAAGGCTACCCAGGCGCTTGATCCAGAATATGTCAAGGACCGTTCGCTCGATCTCGATGAAGGGGTGGTCGGCTATGTCGTCACCAACAAACGCCCCATTGCCATCAACGATGTCCTTCGCAATCCGAGGTTCAAAGAGAAGGAAATGGCCCGCAAGCTTGGCCTGGTGTCAATGGTCGGTGTCCCTCTGAAACTCAAGGACGAAAAGATTATCGGCGTCCTCAACTGCTTCACGTCGGCACCCCATGCCTTCTCCAACACGGAAATCAATCTTCTTTCGGCGGTTGCCAACCAGGCCGCCCTGGCGATCCTCAACACGGAACTGATGGTCAAGACAAAGGTGATCCAGGAGGAGTTGGAAACTCGCAAGATGGTTGAGCGGGCCAAGGAAATTCTCATGCATCGCCGGAGCATGAAAGGCGATCAAGCCTTTCGCTGGATCCAGAAACGAAGCATGAATTCACGCAAACCGATCCGCCACATCGCCGAAGCCGTCATTCTGGCCGAAGACATTGCCTTGGATTGACGTGGCCCTCTGGGGGCAAGGGCGTATTCATTATTCATTAAAACTAAATTATAGAACAATAATTCACTTGACATTTAATATTACCAGCACTAAAAATTCTGGCAATATTTAGAGGGATCCATCTTCATCGAAACAAATCATCTGATCCGGCGGCACCTTACAATGGCGTAAGTGGCGGCGGCAGCGACCAAGACAACGGCGTCTGGCATCGGTTGGATATTCCTATCCGTGCGGATGCCGTTTTGCGTTTGATGCCCGTGGCAATGTTTTACAGATTAATCGGAAGCAGAAAAGGAGGCCATACCATGACATTGAGATTCACGAAGAACAATGACGCGCTGGGGACCCTCAACCGTGGAAATCCCACTGAATCAAGCCTGTGTACCCTTTGCCGGGCCGACTGCAAGGGAAAATGCGAAACCTGGTTGTCCAGCCTGGTGGGCCGCAAGCTGCTCTACCCGCGCAGCTACGGCATCGTCACTTCAGGTGCCGACAACACGACCCATGTTGGTGTGGCCTACAATTCGCTGCGTATTCAGGGGTATGCTTACGGTGCTCAGGGATTGCCCGGAGGAATGACCGACAACGCCGACGACTGCATTTTTCCCAACGTTTCCCTGGAGACCGAATTCGGTAACACCGTTAAAACCAAGGCCCGTATCCCGCTGATGACCGGTGCCTTGGGGTCCACCTTCGTGGCCCAGAAATACTGGGACTCCTTTGCCATCGGTGGTGCCCTGGTGGGCATCCCCGTGGTGATCGGCGAAAACGTGGTGGGTGTCGACCGCGAATCCGAGATCGGAAAGGGGCCGGAGAGAAAAGGCAAGATCATGAAAGCCCCTGAGTTGGAGCGCCGTATCGAAAGCTACTTCCGCTACTTCAACGGCTACGGTGCCATCATCGTTCAGCTCAATGTCGAGGACACACGCAACGGCGTCGCCGAATTTGTGGCCGACAAATATGGCGACAAAGTGATCATCGAGTTGAAATGGGGCCAGGGCGCCAAGGATATCGGCGGCGAGATCCAGGTCACCAGCCTCGACTACGCCGTTTTCCTGAAGGAGCGGGGATATGTCGTTGATCCGGATCCGACGATTCCCGAGGTGCAGGAGGCGTTCGAAAACGGATCCATCAAATCCTTCGCCCGCCATAGCCGCCTGGGCGGCACCAATTTGGCGTCCGTTCGCCAGGTCCGGGAGGATTTCATGAATAGTGTGGAATACCTGCGCGGCCTGGGTTTTACCCGCATCACGTTGAAGACCGGTTCCTACGGCATGGAGGAACTGGCCATGGCCATCAAGTTCGCCACCGACGCCGGCCTGGATCTTCTCACTATCGACGGTTCGGGCGGCGGCACGGGCATGAGCCCCTGGAACATGATGCAGAGCTGGGGGGTTCCGTCCATCACCCTGCATTCCAAAGCCTACGAGTATGCCAGCATTCTGGCGGCCAAGGGGCTCAAGGTCGTGGACATGTCCTTTGCCGGCGGATTCGCCCTGGAAGACAGCATCTTCAAGGGATTGGCCCTGGGCGCACCTTTTACTAAACTGATCTGTATGGGACGGGGCATCATGATTCCCGGTTTCGTGGGATCCAATATCGAAGGGGCTCTCTTCGAAGAGAGACGGGCAGAGGTCAACGGGCATTGGAACGAACTACCCAAAACGGTTCTGCAGGTGGGCTCTTCAGCCAAGGAGATTTTCTCCTGCTACTTCGATGTAGAAAAAATCGTCGGCAGGGATGAAATGAAAAACGTCCCATACGGGGCCATTGCCTTTTACACCCTGGCCGACAAACTTTACTGCGGCATGCAGCAGCTTCTGGCCGGTGCCCGTAAGTTTTCGGTCACCCAGCTCACCCGCGAGGACATATTTGCCGGAAACCGCGAAACGGCCAAGGAAACCGGTATTCGTCACATGGCCGACGCCAACGATGAAAGCGCCAAAAAGATTCTCAACTCCTGATTTGCCGCTTTGAAATACTCATCTTTCGGATATCCCGCCCCTGGCCGGGATATCCGGGAGAAAAAACGCCGGCATCTTCTCCCGGCCGCTTTAGGACCGCGTTGTTTATTTCCGGGGTCATTTCATGATTTTGACCCACAGCATCCGGGCGGTCTCGTTACCGGTGTTTTTCCAATACGAGGGAAGCGTGGTGGTCAGGTACACCACATCTCCGATACCGGCCCGGTGAACCCGGTTGCCGATTTTCAGCTCCAGGCTGCCGCTCAGCACGTAACCCAGTTCTTCACCTTTGTGGATGAAAAAGTGGGCCTGCAGCTTCTTGCCGGCCGGTATTTCTATAAGGTAGGGATCGGCGTCGGTTTCAAAATCAGGTGGGCAAAGCCGGTAACCGATGATATCCTGCTTAGGAAAATCAGCCAACCCGATCGGTGTTCCTCCCGAGAAAACGACGCGGTCGGCGGAGCCGGCCTGCTCCTTCAAAAAGGCGGCTGCCGGTACCTGGAGTACCTGGGCTATTTTGAAAAGCGCCGGAATCGATGGGTAGATGGTGCCGCTTTCGATCTGGGAGATCGTACTGGGCGTAACCCCCACCAGGGCGGCCATCTCTTTCTGGGGCATGGCCTGCCGCTTGCGGATTTCCTTTACACGCCCGCCGATGTCGATGGTTCCGCCTTTTCCGGATTCCATCTCGAAGACCACATCCGTCCCGTCGTTCCAATAGATCAACGGTGAATTCAAGACATCGGGTTTGCGCTTATCCGCTTTGCGGATGGTCAGGGCCGACTTGCCCCGGTTGATGGACAGTTCAATGGCTACCTGTGCGATCTGGTTGATACTGGCGCGCACGCGTTCCGAATGCGCTCTCTTTTCCATGATCCAGTAGGCGATGGTTTCAAGCTCATAAAGACGCGGGCAGGCACGGGAGTAAAACCGCAAGATGGCGTCCTCGCCGCCCCACAGATCCTGCATGCCGGTGAGGGATTCGAAGACAAAACGGACGTCGCCCTTCATTGTGGCGTGAAGACTATAAATGGAATCCGAAACGACATCCGGATTGTCGGGGTCGTTAACCCGCACGATCTGGAAGGGCCAATGGGCGCCGTCTTTTTCGTAAAATTTACTGAACACCTCGCTGCCGTCCCCCTTTCCGTGGGTGAAGCAGTCCAGGATAGTCAGGTACTGGCTCTCCGCCATCGGCCCCAGGTCCTCGATAAGCTTCTTCGGGGATCGGTCGAAAGTAATGTAGATCAAGGGCCTGTTGCGCTTTTGGGACTCCTTGATGAAGCTGAAACTGAATGTCGATGCAAGGCTGCCGGCATCATCGTACCAGATCACGTTGTCACCAATGAACAACCCGCCCAGTTGCTGGTCAAGCTGGTTGACGCCGGACGAAACACGGTCCTTTTTTTTGAACATCTGCAGGGGGACCTTTATCTTTTTGATTCCCAGAATGAATTCATGTGGTTCTGGACTTTGACAAGCCAAATGATTCCGCCGATCAAAGGAAGAAGAACCCAGAAACCTGAGAGCCCGGTTATGGGTTTTTCTCGCCCGTCCTCTTGATACATTCTTCCAATATAAGCCGGTATGAGCCATGGAACAGCGATTAAGGCAATTCCGAAGAAAAGTGCAAAAATGATGAATACAATTCCGCTCCAGCCTTGCCCCCGCCAGTTTCTTAACTCTTCGAGCACACAGTAATGCCAGACAATCGTATATATTCCCAAGGTAACTATTCCAAGAATCAGAACAACCCACGGATTACGAGTCTTGCCAACGGGTTTCTGGACAATGTTAGTCTGGGGCATCACTGCTACTGCAGCATCGTTCATTTAAGTACTCCTTTCTTAAAATGGTCTTTAACTCCAACCCCTAACTATTCTAAGTGTTTTA
This window harbors:
- a CDS encoding thioesterase family protein, encoding MSEIDLSGLKIGMENTLSIIVSDENSAEAVGYKGMPVLGTPHLVGVMETACIFVHEFLPENHLTVGISNNMKHLSASPIGATIVAKAQLTAIEGRKLTYHIEVHDSVEKVAEGTHIRFIVDSKKFFANLEKKKHKLGLL
- a CDS encoding LEPR-XLL domain-containing protein: MERMLKKSKRSYFSGFGAKAKASRERAKQLSRYQVEPLEQRIFLSGDPVLGSDQAMLFQDVTDASLVFDDTSEAFDQLTGQVQAELTLQSAEQEPEFQTNGMLCDLLFYSGYVPGTVDEEGNELTDTFDSYVDYNGDGDVTLYGGSGTDDFTTGSGDDLIYTGGLYTYNHVVFADEVVEEEESTSLTDVLDSVNDIVNDALGIEEEEEEATVITFAHTESVLLPSRAPLRKLMTFPT
- a CDS encoding glutamate synthase, whose protein sequence is MCRLIAITSKDYLSPQTAANGLAVMSEGYDGSGVGILLRDIGGPFANMKNIPVLSGVFSSAGLKRLDRFMMDLGFTTKYKVTFKTNGTRPAGIPHRDIYLVRAYDYPTDWEDYTDDQRLRELMPIRLKLRQMGEAQKDMVVFSFWPDTIMIKEVGDPVAVAEYLQLDRRDLTARVIMLQGRQNTNHEIDLYACHPFFLEGYATMTNGENTAFIQNREFLMSRGFAGYRGYMSDSEVFTHSLHYFISYLGLGLECYKHGVTPLTDNAICKHPNHAFLRHLKHTCRNLIIDGPNCVIGCLPDTTLFMVQDRKKLRPGVIGGTDGIFVFSSEICGLDAVIPHRDKKKDFQPMHLDTAIVGPQRRRVNLICQSDPLLAN
- a CDS encoding GAF and ANTAR domain-containing protein codes for the protein MEKRDQTTYDNYIKALMDISRAITSDLFLEDLLKLIVLVTAKVTGVEICSLWLIDENEKRPKIRLKATQALDPEYVKDRSLDLDEGVVGYVVTNKRPIAINDVLRNPRFKEKEMARKLGLVSMVGVPLKLKDEKIIGVLNCFTSAPHAFSNTEINLLSAVANQAALAILNTELMVKTKVIQEELETRKMVERAKEILMHRRSMKGDQAFRWIQKRSMNSRKPIRHIAEAVILAEDIALD
- a CDS encoding glutamate synthase-related protein codes for the protein MTLRFTKNNDALGTLNRGNPTESSLCTLCRADCKGKCETWLSSLVGRKLLYPRSYGIVTSGADNTTHVGVAYNSLRIQGYAYGAQGLPGGMTDNADDCIFPNVSLETEFGNTVKTKARIPLMTGALGSTFVAQKYWDSFAIGGALVGIPVVIGENVVGVDRESEIGKGPERKGKIMKAPELERRIESYFRYFNGYGAIIVQLNVEDTRNGVAEFVADKYGDKVIIELKWGQGAKDIGGEIQVTSLDYAVFLKERGYVVDPDPTIPEVQEAFENGSIKSFARHSRLGGTNLASVRQVREDFMNSVEYLRGLGFTRITLKTGSYGMEELAMAIKFATDAGLDLLTIDGSGGGTGMSPWNMMQSWGVPSITLHSKAYEYASILAAKGLKVVDMSFAGGFALEDSIFKGLALGAPFTKLICMGRGIMIPGFVGSNIEGALFEERRAEVNGHWNELPKTVLQVGSSAKEIFSCYFDVEKIVGRDEMKNVPYGAIAFYTLADKLYCGMQQLLAGARKFSVTQLTREDIFAGNRETAKETGIRHMADANDESAKKILNS
- a CDS encoding helix-turn-helix domain-containing protein; amino-acid sequence: MFKKKDRVSSGVNQLDQQLGGLFIGDNVIWYDDAGSLASTFSFSFIKESQKRNRPLIYITFDRSPKKLIEDLGPMAESQYLTILDCFTHGKGDGSEVFSKFYEKDGAHWPFQIVRVNDPDNPDVVSDSIYSLHATMKGDVRFVFESLTGMQDLWGGEDAILRFYSRACPRLYELETIAYWIMEKRAHSERVRASINQIAQVAIELSINRGKSALTIRKADKRKPDVLNSPLIYWNDGTDVVFEMESGKGGTIDIGGRVKEIRKRQAMPQKEMAALVGVTPSTISQIESGTIYPSIPALFKIAQVLQVPAAAFLKEQAGSADRVVFSGGTPIGLADFPKQDIIGYRLCPPDFETDADPYLIEIPAGKKLQAHFFIHKGEELGYVLSGSLELKIGNRVHRAGIGDVVYLTTTLPSYWKNTGNETARMLWVKIMK
- a CDS encoding DUF4234 domain-containing protein — translated: MNDAAVAVMPQTNIVQKPVGKTRNPWVVLILGIVTLGIYTIVWHYCVLEELRNWRGQGWSGIVFIIFALFFGIALIAVPWLIPAYIGRMYQEDGREKPITGLSGFWVLLPLIGGIIWLVKVQNHMNSFWESKR